The genomic DNA AGACGCGGAAGAGATCCTGTAACCGATGGGTAATCAGCACGACCGAAACGCCGCGCGCCTTCACCCGGTTGATCAGCGCGAGCACCGCTTCGACCTCGGCGACAGCTAGCGCGGATGTCGGCTCGTCCATAATCAGGACCTTCGGGTTGAAGGACGCCGCGCGGGCGATGGCGATGGCCTGCCTCTGTCCGCCGGAGAGCTTCTCCACCTTAGCGGTCAGGCGCGGAATGCGGATCTCCAGCGAATCCAGCATGTGCCGCGCCTCGACGAGCATCCGCTTCCGGTCGAGGAATGGTCCCATGGTGAGCTCGCGGCCCAGGAAGAGGTTTCCGACCACGTCGATGTGATCGCACAGGCTCAGATCCTGGAAGACCATGTCGATGTTGCGGGCGCGCGCATCGGCGGGACCGGAGAAGCGTACCGTCTCGCCATCGAGGGCAATCGTGCCCTCGTCGGGGATGTAGGTGCCCGAGATGATCTTCGTCAGGGTCGATTTGCCGGCAGCATTGTCGCCGACGAGCCCCAGGCACTCGCCCGGATAAAGATCGAGATCGATGCCCCGAAGCGCCTGATGCGATCCGAACGTCTTGCGGATGCCGCGGAGCGAAACCCGCGGCGGCACTGTCCCGGATCCGGTCGACCGAGGGAGCTTAGCCCCCTCGGCTCCGGCGACAGCGTGCTGGGGCTGTCGATCCGTCATCATCTGAACACAGCTCGGTAGGGTTCGACGTTCTGCTTGGTCACGATGGTGACGGGCACCGAGATGATGGGCTCCACGGATCCGCCGCTTGAGAGCGTCTTCAGCGCATTGACGGCGGCAGCGCCCATGCTGGCGGGGTCCTGC from Microvirga sp. TS319 includes the following:
- a CDS encoding ATP-binding cassette domain-containing protein, whose translation is MMTDRQPQHAVAGAEGAKLPRSTGSGTVPPRVSLRGIRKTFGSHQALRGIDLDLYPGECLGLVGDNAAGKSTLTKIISGTYIPDEGTIALDGETVRFSGPADARARNIDMVFQDLSLCDHIDVVGNLFLGRELTMGPFLDRKRMLVEARHMLDSLEIRIPRLTAKVEKLSGGQRQAIAIARAASFNPKVLIMDEPTSALAVAEVEAVLALINRVKARGVSVVLITHRLQDLFRVCDRIAVMYEGTKVAEREIGKTNLEDLVKLIVGEGSNP